A genomic window from Vitis riparia cultivar Riparia Gloire de Montpellier isolate 1030 chromosome 18, EGFV_Vit.rip_1.0, whole genome shotgun sequence includes:
- the LOC117905469 gene encoding alcohol dehydrogenase 1-like, whose translation MSGTAGQVICCKAAVAWEAGKPLVIEEVEVAPPQAMEVRLKILYTSLCHTDVYFWEAKGQTPLFPRIFGHEAGGIVESVGEGVTDLKPGDHVLPIFTGECKDCAHCKSEESNLCDLLRINTDRGVMIHDGKSRFTIKGKPVYHFLGTSTFSEYTVVHVGCVAKINPLAPLDKVCVLSCGISTGLGATLNVAKPTKGSTVAVFGLGAVGLAAAEGARIAGASRIIGVDLNPKRYEGAKKFGVTDFVNPKDHEKSVQEVIVEMTDGGVDRSLECTGNVNAMISAFECVHDGWGVAVIVGVPNKDDVFKTHPINLLNERTLKGTFFGNYKPRSDIPAVVEKYMNKELEVEKFITHSVPFSEINKAFEYMLNGEGLRCIIHMEP comes from the exons ATGTCAGGCACTGCTGGTCAAGTCATCTGCTGCAAAG CTGCTGTGGCATGGGAAGCAGGGAAGCCATTAGTGATAGAAGAAGTGGAGGTGGCACCCCCACAGGCCATGGAGGTCCGTCTCAAGATCCTCTACACCTCCCTATGTCACACTGATGTCTACTTTTGGGAAGccaag GGACAGACCCCTTTGTTCCCTCGAATTTTCGGTCATGAAGCAGGAGG GATTGTGGAGAGTGTTGGGGAGGGTGTGACAGATCTCAAACCAGGAGACCATGTCCTCCCAATATTCACCGGAGAGTGCAAGGACTGTGCTCACTGCAAATCAGAAGAAAGCAACCTGTGTGACCTCCTCAGGATAAACACTGACAGAGGGGTGATGATCCATGATGGAAAATCAAGATTCACCATTAAGGGCAAACCCGTATACCATTTTTTGGGAACTTCCACCTTTAGTGAGTACACCGTCGTTCATGTTGGCTGTGTTGCTAAGATCAATCCCTTGGCCCCTCTTGACAAAGTCTGTGTCCTCAGTTGCGGCATCTCCACAG GCCTCGGTGCCACTCTCAATGTGGCAAAACCGACCAAGGGCTCAACCGTAGCCGTCTTTGGACTGGGAGCTGTAGGCCTTGCT GCTGCAGAAGGGGCTAGGATTGCTGGCGCTTCGAGGATTATTGGTGTTGATTTGAATCCAAAAAGATACGAAGGGG CCAAGAAGTTTGGTGTGACCGACTTTGTGAACCCAAAAGACCATGAGAAATCAGTTCAAGAG GTTATTGTGGAGATGACCGATGGAGGCGTCGACAGAAGCCTCGAATGCACTGGAAATGTCAATGCCATGATTTCTGCATTCGAATGTGTTCATGAT GGTTGGGGTGTTGCAGTAATTGTGGGGGTACCAAACAAAGATGATGTCTTCAAGACCCACCCCATCAACCTGTTGAATGAAAGGACTCTCAAGGGAACCTTCTTTGGGAACTACAAGCCCCGTTCTGATATTCCGGCTGTGGTGGAAAAATACATGAACAAG GAGCTTGAGGTGGAAAAATTCATCACCCATTCAGTTCCGTTCTCAGAGATCAACAAGGCCTTTGAATACATGCTAAACGGGGAAGGCCTTCGATGCATCATCCATATGGAGCCATAG